The Vicinamibacterales bacterium genome contains the following window.
TCCCCCAAAGATCTCCTCCGCGCCTATCGGACGATGGTGCTGTCGCGGAAGCTGGACGACAAGGAGATCCAACTCAAGAACCAGAGCCTGATCTTCTTTCAGATCAGCGGCGCGGGACATGAAGCGGTGCTCACCGCCGCGGGCATGGTGCTGAAGCCGGGTCACGACTGGTTCCACCCCTACTATCGCGACCGCGCGCTGTGCCTCACCCTCGGCATGACGCCGCTCGAGATGCTGCTCGGCGCCGTCGGGGCGAAGGACGATCCCAACTCCGGCGGACGCCAGATGCCGTCGCACTGGGGTCACCGGCAGCTCAACATCGTGTCGCAGTCGAGTCCGACCGGCACGCAGTGCCTGCACGCCATCGGCACCGCGGAGGCAGGGCGCCTGTACGAGCGAGTGACGGCGATCGACGGGCGGGAGTCGCGCTACGCGTCCGACGAAGTCGTCTACATCTCGATCGGCGAAGGCACCTCCAGCGAAGGGGAATTCTGGGAGTCGCTGAATTCCGCCTGCACGCTCAAGCTGCCGGTGGTCTATCTGATCGAGGACAACGGCTACGCCATTTCGACGCCGGTGGAAGTGCAGACCGCCGGCGGCGATCTCTCGAAGCTGGTGGCGTCGTTCCCGGGCCTGCTCGTCCAGAGCGTCGACGGCACCGACTTCCTCGAGTCCTACAAGGCCATGACGGCGGCGGTGAAATACGCGCGCGCGCGGAAGGGGCCGGCGCTCGTCCACGCCCGCGTGATCCGGCCGTACTCGCACTCGCTCTCGGACGACGAGAAGCTGTACAAGACGGCCGACGAGCGCGCCGCCGAAGCCAAGCGCGATCCCATCACCCGGCTCGCGACCGTGATCGTCGCCGACGGCGTCGCCACCGAAGCGGAGCTGAAGGACATCGTCCGCGAGGTCGAAGCCGAGGTGAACGCCGCGGCCGACACCGCCATCAGCTCCGAGAAGCCGTCGCGCGACACCGCGACGCGCTACGTCTACTCGCCGGACGTCGATCCGGCGTCGGCGGCGTTCAGCACGGAGCTTCGCAGCGAGGGGAAGCCGGAGACGATGGTCTCCGCCATCAACCGCACGCTCAAGGACGAAATGGCGCGCAACCCGCGCATCGTCGTCTTCGGCGAAGACGTCGCGGATTGCAGCCGGGAAGCGTCGCTGGAGTCCGTGCCGGGCAAGGGGGGCGTCTTCAAGGTCACGCACGGCCTGCAGCGCGCGTTCGGCAGCACCCGCGTGTTCAACTCGCCGCTCGCGGAAGCCAACATCATCGGCCGCGCCGTCGGCATGGCGGTGCGCGGCATCAAGCCGGTGGTCGAGATCCAGTTCTTCGACTACATCTGGCCGGCGATGATGCAGATGCGCGACGAGATGTCGATGCTGCGCTACCGCTCGAACAACGCCTTCTCGTGCCCGATGGTGATCCGGACCGCCATCGGCGGCTACCTGCGCGGCGGGGCGCCGTATCACTCGCAGTCGGGCGAGAGCATCTTCGCGCACTGCCCCGGCATCCGCATCGTGTTCCCGTCCAACGCGCAGGACGCCGCCGGTCTCCTGCGCACCGCGATCCGCTGTGACGATCCGGTGCTCTTCCTCGAGCACAAGCATCTCTACCGCCAGACCTACAACAAAGGGGAGTACCCCGGCTCCGACTACATGGTGCCGTTCGGCAAGGCCGCCGTCCGCCGCGACGGCACCGACGTCCTGGTCCTCACCTGGGGGGCGCTGGTGCAGCGCTCGCTGCTGGCGGCGCAGCAGGCGGAGAAGGACGGCATCAGCGTCATGGTCATCGACCTGCGCACGATCATGCCGTTCGACTGGGAGACGATCGTCGCGGCGGTGCGCCGGACCAACCGCGTGGTGATCGCGCACGAGGATCAGCTCACCTGCGGCTTCGGCGCCGAGCTGGCGGCGCGAATCGCCGACGAGCTGTTCGAGCACCTCGACGCGCCGGTCCGCCGGGTCGCGGCGCTCGATACCCCGGTGGCCTACTACCCGGACCTCGAGGAAGCGATCCTGCCGCAGTCCGGCGACGTGCTGAAGGCCGTTCGAGACCTGGCTCGATACTGAGCGCACCATGCGCGCGCTCGGGATCGTCTCCTGCGTCGTCGCCGCCTCGCTGTCGCCGCTCCCGCGGCTGCCGGTCGAGGTCCTGCGATCGACCGGCGGACTGCCGGCGCACATCGCCGGCGCCTTTCAGCGCCCCATCGGGTTCCAGCAGGCGGACAGCGGCCAGTACTTCGTCTTCGACCGGCGGGCGCACGCCGTGTACACGGTCACCGGCGACACCGTCAAGAAAATCATCGAGGTGGGCGCCGAAGCGGGACGGGTGATCGATCCGAGCGCGTTCGACATCGATCCCGCCGACGGCACGTTCGTGATCGGCGACGCGCCGTTCGACGGGGCCCGCATCCAGACGTTCACCGCGAGCGGCGGCCGTCTCGGCGGATTCGCGCTTCCCGGCCGGCAGGTGCCGCGCGTGACGATGGAGTCGTTCGTGCTCGGCGGCATCGGCTCGATCCAGTTCACCGGCACGACCATCCTCATCAACCAGCCCGAGCAGGGCTCGCTCATGACCGAGCTGACGTTCAACGGCGCGCCGTCGCGCGCCATCGGCGAGCTGCGCAGCACCGGGCAGGCGGATCCCAACGTCCACCTCGCCCTGAACAGCGGCTTCCCGCTCGTCGATCCGACCGGCGGGTTCTATTTCGTGTTCAGCGCCGGCGTGCCGGTGTTCCGCAAGTACGACGCGCAGGGCCGCCAGCTTTTCGAGCGGCACGTCGAAGGCCCCGAGATGGACGCGTATCTGCGGACGATGCCGACGGCGTGGCCGAAGCGGCAGGTCGAGAAGAACCTGCTGCCCATCGTCCCGGCGGCGATCCGGACCGCGGCCGTCGATCGGACGGGGCGGTTGTGGGTGGCGCTGACCGCGCCATTCACCTACGTCTACGACCGCTCGGGCGACAAGATCAAGACGGTGCAGTTCAGAGGGGCTGACACGCTGACGCCCAACAGCCTGTTCTTCACCAGGGACGGCCGCGTGCTGGTCACGCCCGGCTGTTATATCTTCCAGGTGCCGAAGCTGTAGGCGATCTTCAGGCCGCAGCACAGCGACATGGCGAAAAAGAAGCCCGTACGTCGAAAGAAGGTGGCGGCTGGGACGGTCGGTCTCACCGCGCCCGAAACCGCCCGCGTCGCGGACGGGACGCTGGACGCGCTCGCCGGGCAGGTCGCCGCCGACGGCGGCAGCGTGCTCGGACGCTACAACGAGCCGTTCGGCGGACATCCGCTGCTCCTCGTGGCGCTGCCGATCTCGACGGTGGAGCCGACGCCCTACCAGCGCGATCCCTCCGACGCCCACGTGAAGCGCCTGATGACCGTGCTCGAGAAGATCGGGCTCTTCCTCGATCCGATCATCGCCATCCATCACGAGGACAAGTACTGGACGCCGAACGGCAACCATCGCCTGCAGGCGCTGAGGAAGCTCGGCGGCAAGACCGTGATCGCGCTGCTGGTGCCCGATGCCAGCGTCGCGTTCAAGATCCTCGCGCTCAACACGGAGAAGGCGCACAACCTGCGCGAGAAGTCGCTGGAAACCATCCGCATGGCGCGCGCGCTCGCCGGCGCCAGGACCTCCAAGGGGGAGCAGGAGTCGGCATTCGCCTTCGAATTCGAGCAGCCCGCGTTCCTCACGCTCGGCGCCGCGTACGAGGAG
Protein-coding sequences here:
- a CDS encoding dehydrogenase E1 component subunit alpha/beta, with translation MKAAATREANPRTHEGLSPKDLLRAYRTMVLSRKLDDKEIQLKNQSLIFFQISGAGHEAVLTAAGMVLKPGHDWFHPYYRDRALCLTLGMTPLEMLLGAVGAKDDPNSGGRQMPSHWGHRQLNIVSQSSPTGTQCLHAIGTAEAGRLYERVTAIDGRESRYASDEVVYISIGEGTSSEGEFWESLNSACTLKLPVVYLIEDNGYAISTPVEVQTAGGDLSKLVASFPGLLVQSVDGTDFLESYKAMTAAVKYARARKGPALVHARVIRPYSHSLSDDEKLYKTADERAAEAKRDPITRLATVIVADGVATEAELKDIVREVEAEVNAAADTAISSEKPSRDTATRYVYSPDVDPASAAFSTELRSEGKPETMVSAINRTLKDEMARNPRIVVFGEDVADCSREASLESVPGKGGVFKVTHGLQRAFGSTRVFNSPLAEANIIGRAVGMAVRGIKPVVEIQFFDYIWPAMMQMRDEMSMLRYRSNNAFSCPMVIRTAIGGYLRGGAPYHSQSGESIFAHCPGIRIVFPSNAQDAAGLLRTAIRCDDPVLFLEHKHLYRQTYNKGEYPGSDYMVPFGKAAVRRDGTDVLVLTWGALVQRSLLAAQQAEKDGISVMVIDLRTIMPFDWETIVAAVRRTNRVVIAHEDQLTCGFGAELAARIADELFEHLDAPVRRVAALDTPVAYYPDLEEAILPQSGDVLKAVRDLARY
- a CDS encoding ParB N-terminal domain-containing protein, yielding MAKKKPVRRKKVAAGTVGLTAPETARVADGTLDALAGQVAADGGSVLGRYNEPFGGHPLLLVALPISTVEPTPYQRDPSDAHVKRLMTVLEKIGLFLDPIIAIHHEDKYWTPNGNHRLQALRKLGGKTVIALLVPDASVAFKILALNTEKAHNLREKSLETIRMARALAGARTSKGEQESAFAFEFEQPAFLTLGAAYEERPRLSGGAYQSILRRVDEFLDEPISDALKERLRRGRKILKLDDAVSAAVEKLKAKGLTSPYLKPFVVARVNYTRFSKATSFDFDEALDRIIASAQKFNTDRVSQQDVAKVGGGPADEE